ACCTGGTATAGATGACATGTTCCAATAATTGCAATTCCGGTTGCAATACACCCGCATAGAAGTAACCCCTCGTCGGGGCTGGCGTTGAGGGGCACAATATATGGAGTATGGTTGTCAACACCTCATCCTCCCTCAATTGTTGGGCATCATTTAGTTGGCCCTGCATTAAATCGATCATGCATTGACGAAATGTAtcggcaaaattttgtatgaaaaaactACGAATAGATAGAGAAGAGAAGAGATACCAAGATTTTGTTTGAGGGCGTGTAAAAAgtaaagcacaaaaaaaaaaaacaattttgaacaaCATTTAGTATCTTGAGAAAAATAGGAAAAGCCGAAAGTTTTCTTGTGTTATACGTCAAATATGGTACATTTATTAGAAAGAGTGAGGAATGGAAGGAAAAGTTAGTAGAATCTATAATGAATGAATACACTTTGGAAGATTTGTTTTCAAAAGCTTGAGTTTCGCTAGCAAAGTATGACAGTTTCTCGGAGTCATAGTTCAACTTTCTATAAACCTTACCCTGATAGTCGTAAGgcaatcatttttgtttttaatgagaaaaaatatgaaaataccaCAAAATTATTTCTACATCTAATGAAATTCTGCTGACATAATTCCACTCTTAACGAAGTGAACTATCTAATTTAAGATTTATTAGGGGATATATTCTATGCATTTTATTTACCTTTCTCATATATCATCAATGTAGGGGCCAATggtgaaacaattaaagatggtcttatttgtacaacaaccacaatttATATGGTGCAATACGCCATCTAGCCGATcctcgttttgccaacacacgcaaaaaaatttatctgcgtgtgtgtatacgtatgCGTGCATGAgtggagaatatgcgagaaagaagataacaacaaagagaatgtaaacaaaaagctgtcatcttaataccgttaaACCTGGcctgctgttaacagctgttcgtttgagaccacctttttcaATCCGCCTTGGTAGGGGCCAAAAGCAATGAACGTACAAttgcacgtgttttgttaaccCTAATGCAGAGTTTACATGGCGCATCTGATGtgtggtcattgtaatagtatttaGTTATCggtcatggctgaaaaatcaaaatcattcgATTTTTCGATGATTGGTCActgtaatagtattggtgaaaacaaaggtgtatGCGTCACATGTTCAAataaccatcagtcatggctgaaaaatcaaaatcattggATTTTTTCGATGAATGGGGTCTATCGATAaccgtttacaaagaaatgtgtaatcattaattgacagatattgaTAAATACGCTAAATAAAgttataaaatgaaaagtaaaagctgtgttcgggaactcaaaattttttgcaaaatttgcacaaatttttactggaagtcgtttgggtactttatttgccagcagaagagagcacGAGAGCAAATTTTGGCAGTTCGAAAAAAGAGAACCTGCATatttctactgggacttttttgCCAGCCGacatttgcaactttgaacagatgttttgtaaaaggcagctgttttatgaaaaacagccattacatgaaaatacaaaagctaacaccaaaatggatcaaaaaggcagaggtaagttaccaataaaaatattgtttaatgttaattattaaatttgtttcatttttatttacttttaatgaagattcaagGCAGCTATTGTTCAGATACAGAAAACtcgccaaatgaagttgtaattttacctcaagtcggttgttcgacattagaaggtaagtgcaattattggtttcttaagtgttttgatgaAACCATCCTCACCGGAGAGCTACGATGGAACCAACAGCGTTCCTTTAAATTTGTTGaggagggaagatgctgccatgggattgagtgggtctggctgggcagttaaacaagtgacgcacagtgggattaggAAAAAATAGTTcaattagtctgccaattgtgatCGGATACAGATATTTTCAATGATAGCGCAGTGTGcctagccgccacatgaccaaatagaaagctcacttagcctcacatcagtggtcgctgcaatttgtctagacaCAATTCTAAAAGTATTAGTTGGTTAATCCaaagtttctttgtcagcacaccaAGTGCTGCCGACAAGGGAATTGAGAAcgttgtttctatttttgtgtACGGTTATGGCATGTAAATCAGTTttagtcctatgcagccttcgaaatgcatgctgatgctcggcgaatggaaattgtccaaagGGAAGGaacgggaggagtagtccctcatgcgtcttggctactgatgaaagaagacagatcggtctgtacgacttccccttgctcgtgtcctttccaGGTTTTGAGTAGCGGAATcacactgcccatcttccaaccatcgggtactataatagtgttccAGACAGGctaaggacagttgtaaggtactcccCTCCAGGCAGCAGCATGGAGATTACATATACTACCAATCGCTCCACTTCTACATTTGTCACTCTCGgccaataaattgacgtttaccggtggaaaatacctcacaaataccgctagcggtggttttcccctcctaatgctggcaacatttgtgaggtactatgccatggaaaacttctcttcaaagaggtgtcgcggtgagtcggctataaaaaggaggccccttatcattgagctttaacttggatcggactgcactcataaatatgtgagaagtttgcccctgttccttagtggaatgttcatgggcaaaatttgcaatttgcaaatcgGGACcaatctgaggcaaattgaagaaggatgtcgaagggcctaatacaactcactgcctaagatcctaaatcggaggatcggtctatatggcagctatatacaaatctggaccgatctcggccaaattgacgaagaatgtcgaggggcctaacacaactcactgtaccaaatttcagcaaaatcggataataaatgtggcttttatgggcctaaggccctaaatctgagaatcggtctatatggcagctatatccaaatctgcaccgatctgagccaaattgacgaatgatgtcgaggagcctaacacaactcactgtcccaaatttcagcaaaatcggataataaatgtggttttaatgggcctatgaccctaaatcgaaggatcgatctataagacagctatatccaaatctggaccgatctgggctaaattgacgagggatgtcgaagggcataacacaacacaaatttcagcaaaatcggataataaatgtggcttttattggcccaagaccctaaattggcggatcgatctatatgggggctatatcaagatatagtccgatcttcgaacttaacctgcttatgggcaaaaaagaatctgtgcaaagtttcagctcaatatctctatctttgaagactgtagcgtgatttcaacagacagacggacagacatgtctagatcgtcttagattttttacgctgatccagaatatatattctttatagggtcaggaatggatatttcgatgtgttgcaaacggaatgaaaaaattagtataccgccatccttcgttggtgggtagaaaaaaaaatgacttGGAACCGGAggcaaaaccaaaagaaaatattatagAAGTTATTTTCCGCATTATTATTCGCTCCCATATGCTCCCAACATCCAAATGCATTCAAGTGATGAAAAAAAATCATGGCCAATTTAATCTTGACACAAACTGAGCTGCAGGGCCGTATTGAGTTAGACTTCGTCCAGGTTCCGTCATCCTTCAGTATGCTCCCAAGGGTTTTCGGATCCATGACTTCATTTTGGGCATCTTCACTTGATATTCCTTGTACAGCACCTAATTCCTTGGATCCCAAGGGTTTTCGGATTCATGACTCCATTTTGGGCATCTTCACTTGATATTCTTTGTACAGCAACCTAATTCCTTGTATAGGTCCCAGTTCTCATGCCACTTGGCTCTATTCGCCCTATTATAGTCTCCTCGATGTTTGGTTTAGCTTCCTTTTATAGTTCGCACGCCACTTGGTTATAATCGCTCTATTGtacgttgttgttattgtaaccacattttcatgtggaggtggcgatcctcatctagctactgtagatgagcaagctagTTCTGGTCCaagggaccgatcgccgcggaaacagggtggccattggttattgaaaggcgccaataacccgccttgtcatatcaagcatcgtaggcgctcagtatttgtgcaagagccggtgccaagCGACCACTTACTGCGACTTTccgctcgataccactgattgtccgcgactgtagttatagctactccatatggagcattccactatccgctacctgtggacgcgccggaTAACTCGCAGCTTATCTTCTCGTGAcatcaatgaacaccacacagatcggacctcaatgttccaattTGTGTGATGCATGCAGCTATCCCGCCCTATTGTAGAGTTTCCTTGTTGTTATAGCCACTCTTTCATGTGacggtggcgatcctcatctagCTACTGTAGCTGAGCAAGCTtgttctggtccaaaggaccgatcgccgcggaaacagtgtggccattggttattgaaaggcgccaataacccgccttgccatatcgagcatcataggcactcagtatttgtgcaagagtccatgccgcctggcctctcactgagactctccgcttccCAAAGTGCTTATAaccttagaattttacattgTTCCTTGATGAAGTTAAATATATACACATACAAAAAACCATGAACTTGAACTAAATGATACTACAAAAGTCCATAcagactttttttttggaaaatgatgGTTAACTTGAATAACTTTGCTTTTGAAAACATTAGTTTAGTACAGTAGGTTTTCAAATGCGTAAAAAAGCATGCCGAATAAATAGGTGGGATATATTAGTAAAATTTAGAGATCCCCAGGAATGGTTAAAAACCTTAAGCAAtggcaaaatattttcaacaattttattttcgaaaaaattaaaaaataaacacacacaTGAAAACAAGGCTAATTTAtactacaaaacaaaaaaaaaagtgagtgGTGAACTTACCGATTTGCCGAATTCATGCCATCCTTCATCATGCCACTTATTTTACGTTCTCCAGTGCGAGTATAATCGCCCTGAAAAAAATTGCAAGAATTATTGCCAGCACAATTTTGAGGAGGTTAGCATTACCTTCAAGGCATTGGTTCCCGCATATTGACGACTTATGACATCTCCATTGTTGGCCCATAGCACCATGAAAGGCGACTTCAATGCCTCCGGTATGGGAGTATATGGCGGTGCCATACCCAATTTCACTAATTGTGATTCTAATACGGCTTTGCCCAAGGCAGTTTGTACCACATTCGTACGATCCAGACAATCCATGCAATTGACACGAAATACGGATTTCTGATTGCATATAACACCCCGCTGATCACGCCAATGGAAACCCATGGCACCAGCTTCGGGTGCCAAAGCTTCGACCAAGGCCGAAACATTTTCAAAACGCATGCCTCGACAATAATCATGAAAATCAAAGGTTATATAGACAATGCGTTCATTATTGTATTTCAGAACATGCTTAGCATAGGCATCGCCTATAAGCTTCTCCTTGCCGCTTTGTTCCACTAAATTGACAATACAAACGCCATCATAGGTATCAAGTTCCTTGGTGAAATGGGCTTCAAAGGCTTCTTGGGTTTCTTGTTCGCCTGTAATAAGGGATTTTCAAAATCAATGAAAGTTCTATGGTTAACATTTTCTTAAACTTACCTCTATCCAATCTTGGAGGAGGCCTATATTTATAACCCGGCTGTGACCAATAAATTGGCACTGAACCTCTAATCTGTGTAAAAGCCAGCTGATGATGACGAAAGGAGAGTATTTGCTCGGTTTCCACATAATTTGCACAATACCCATGTTCATCGACACCACGACGCTTGTAACGAGTGCCAGCACGATGTCGGGAGCGTCTTGAAACCAAAGCCAAGGTGAAGCATTCATTGCCAATGACACAGGGCTCAACTTGAACGAATCCTTGAATGATGGGCAAAGTCCAGGTTTTATCCTAAAAATATAAAGGAAtgagaaaaagtaaaaaaaaaaaacaagtaaaagggtgctaagttcggccgagccgaatcttgggaacccaccaccatatattctgccaaaaatgaatgcaaactaaatttacatactaaacttctgtcaaaccaacaaaattaaagcttctaggaaccttACAAGGGTAAGAccggagagatcggtttatataggagctatatcaggttatagaccgatttggactgtacttggtacagatgttgaaagttaaaacagaacaccgcatgccaaatttcagtcaaattgttGCTTCCAGTagcccaaaaagtcaaatcgggagatcggtttatatgggagctatgtcagattttgaccgatttagcccgcacttaacacagttgttggaggtcataagagaataccATGTGAAAAATtgaagccaaatcgaataaaaattgtggtttccaggggctcaagaagtcaaatcgggagatcggtttatatggaagctataccaggttataaaccgatttggactgtactcgatacagttgttggaggtcataacagaaagctatgtgaaaaatttcagccaaatcggatgaaaattgtggctttcaggggctcaagaaatccaatcggtagatcggttcatatggtagctatatcaggttttggactgattggaatcgtacttgacatagttgttgccaaatgggacaaaaattgcggcttccaggggctcaagaagtcaaatcgagaaatcggtttatatgggaggtatatccaaatctgaaccgatatggcccgtttgtaatccccaacgacctacatcaatattaagtatcattatgactcccgtccttggacggggtcaccctgcggcagTGGAAGGAGGCGAACTACCTTGGCATAGTCCtcaattcgaaactgtcctggaagaggaacaccgaggaacaCTGTGggtttttactcctgcaggaggatgttcggtaggtaGTGTGGGGTGACTGGGGtgatttgggactcaaatgaaaggtattcggaaataAATTACGAAAAtggggaaaaaataaaattttgggagTATAtagtgaaatgaaattaaaaattgtgttaagTGGCGCATAACCTTCTTATATCAtctcaaataggttatttgacccatcatgccactatgggactcaaatgaaaggtatttgagagtagaaaatgaatacAGTTTTAGAGCCAAGTGTATGCAGAGTAGAAAAGAAATACAGTTTTGGGCCCAAGTGTATGCAGAtaagccctaaagcacccctaaactgaactaatttcccgaacatatcaatatgggtttttgggagtaaagaacgaatttgataggtAATTTTAGGGCAAAGTGGCGGAGTGCTAGCCCCGCCCCAGCCATAAAACGCCCACCAAactacatatttatcgaccatggcaattttgggtgttaatgaaaggtatttgggtgtagagccCAAATTTGTTAAATGCGAAATGTCTGAAGTGTCATTTCAGCCCCAAAAGGCACTCTCCGTCAAATTACcataatatagggctcaaatgaaacagaAACTATTTTGGGGAAAGCTGTTGGGAGTCTTAATAGTCTTGCTCACTGTCAtgtatggtctttagaccctaaatctgaagatggcagctttatctaaatataacccgatctggaccaaatttggggCAGATGTTGGAGGCCTTGATACTactccctgttccaaatttcagcgaagttgggtaataaatgcgcctgttataggtctaagacccaaaatctccagataagtctatatggcagctatattcaaataaagtccgatgtggcccattcaagaacttaactttcgtatagaagaaatacgagtctcgtacaaaattattttttaaatatctttcaaaattttatcttaagctcTTTAGACCTaagttccttaaatgaaaattcctttttatttcatttgtccTAGCGTTTCGTCAATTTTTGTTGACATCTTCATGGGATACGTctatttaattaaaacattacATTTATTTCAAATCTTCATGAAAATATAATTAACTTATAGTAAATTGGGATACATATATTCACATGAATTTTTCGTCAAAAGCACCTTCATTAACAAGACGACATTAATTGTATTGGAGacgactcaaattttaatatcacagATCTTTATATTGCAACACGGTAACTTATACTAATATTGTTTGTGTCCTCTTTCAAATTCGTggtcctattgggttgcccaaaaagtaattgcggattttttaaaagaaagtaaattgcaataaaacttagaatgaactttaatcaaatacactttttttctaaagcaagctaaaagtaacagctgataattgacagaagaaagaatgcaattacagagtcacaagctgtgaaaaaatttgtcaacgccgactatatgaaaaatccgcaattactttttgggaaacccaatatcTATTTTTGGTTCTATTCTTAAGCTTCCTAAAGTGtatctctttctctctttgttttctttatctAATATTTTGCCATTTTCTAAGTCTGCCCTATGTccacttttcaaaatatgttACGCCAAAGTTGTTTTCTGTGTTCTGTTTTGTTGTTTCTACATATACAAAGTCACAGCTTTTTTCGTCAGTTCCCTTACATTCTATTTCGTAAACAAcattgctttgttgttgtttgtcgaTTGGATTTCCTTTCTTAGAATATCACATTTTTACTTACATTCAATTTCAGCAGATCATCAATCATGTGCATATTCCAAAAGAATCTCTCATCCGGTGTCTGTTGATCCGTGGAGTCAGCTTGCAAATGCCTCTGAAGATTATTGGTAATGTCATGttcgaaacaaaaataaaaactatcCGTCTCATCGAATATTTTGTGCAATTCTTCGGTAATGCGTTTCTCAATACGCGACGGATCACGTATGCCTACCGATGATTTGACCTGATTTGAAGCCAAGGCAGCCGCTTGCTGTGTGGTATTTTTAATGGTCGTTCCAGCACTTTTTACGGCACCCCATGTCTTATTCATCAACTGGTTGCCTTCGAAGAGTTTGCTTCGCGAAGACGTTGTCGAATTGGCATTGACATTATTCAATGACGATGATCCCGCAGAGGAGTTGCGTGAATGAGTGGGTGTGGTATTCGAACTCCTCGAGTGTCGGGTGCAAGGTGTTAAAGTAGTATCAGGTTCATCGGCACTTAAAATACATATTGACTTAATTTTGTACACTAAATGTGGCGGATATAGTACACCGACTGGTGTAGCCTCCTTAATTATCACAAGATGAGATTCATAGACATTGGGCAGCGATATAACACCCACAATGCCATGTGTTATGCCAATGCATTCGATGTCATCCACGGAAGAGAGATCCCATcctgaaagagaaataaaaaggcAGACAGAATTAGTTATTTTGTAAATTCTGGAGGTAAGCCTACGGTCATGCATTTTCTTAGACTTATTCAAAGAGCATTAAGAATTGGTTCCACCTTCCTATGATTAtggatttaataaaaaattataacaaattacTTAACCATATCCTAAAATGTACAACCTTTGTATGAATAATAAATAGTAGGTATATATGTGCAATTAAGTGTCAAAGTTGGAAACAAAAATACATAGTACaacatttggccgaaatttaatACGGCCAGTGATGGCATTCACCTTTGGTAAACCTCACCTCTAAATTGAACAATTGCGTGACTTCAACAATTAAATAGTGTATTGAGTAAATATGAGTTTAATTGAAGGGGTAAGCAAAGGAATATTAGATTTATCAGGAAGCAGCAAACCTTCGCAGAACAATCCAACTAATTAACGACAAAtgccactttgatttttttcgtaAACATTaggcacacgcacacacacaaacatcaaCCAAAGGGCAATTAACAACAATAGATCGATTAACAGAGAAAGTCGTCGAAGAGAAATTAAAACGCAtaacaacattcatgccaaaatACCGTTATATGTACTACTGTCATTCATAGGAGATGTGCTGAGAGCAGGGCTGCCGGATTATTTTGAAGTAAAATCAGcacttttgaagaaaaaaatcggCAATTTCGGCACTCCAAGTTTAGAAAagtggcaaaatcggaaaatgttTTGAACGATAAAACGCAAAGtgtttgcactgaaaataaaaGAGCGCTAATTACGGCCGAACTTTACATACCGACCACCAAGAAAATACTTTGAATCCGGGTAAAAATACAACTTAAATGAGCAACAACTTAGCTTGGGGTCTTTATCAAGACCTAATCTAATATAGCCCATCGTCGACCTTAGCCTGCTTATTGTAAAAACATAatttgcgtcaaatttcagctgcATACATTAAATTTTAGATACTGTTATATGATTTCAAGAGACAAAATACAGACTAGACTTATGGTCCTTTTAGACtgcacatcatgatcgtacttatggttatgtgtacatgtgatgcatacacctttgttttcaccaatacatcagatgtgccatgtCAACTCAGCATTACGTTTTTACACAAGCATTTCTTATAAAACTATGTTCTTTgttaaatgaaaaagaaaaaaaattattttttcaaaatttgaaaaaatctgcATTTAATAAGCACTCTgctatttttgaagaaaaaatcgGCAAATCTGGCAGCCCTGGCTGAGAGTAATTCTGAGCAATTATGCTTTCAGTGCATACATTCTCTCCACCTGGTTAGCAAAAACGAAGAGAAGCAGAGATTCAAAAACTTGATGACTTGAAGTTCATGTTCTTAaaagacaataacaacaacaggtaTAACTCAACTTAATGAACAATTGAGACTGGTAAGTGCATGCTTTTATAACATTTATACATTGTTTATACGAAAAAAAAGAGTCCATTCAAAAATTGTCAAATAGGGAAGAACAGGAAAATGGGAGAGTTAATTATAATTCACTCGTCGAAAACCACATACACAAGACGTATGCAAGTTGGAagttaatgaaaataaatagtttaaattttttgatatcggatgggggcgtaccctcccccttatcccaaaagtactacccaaaaataaaagtggaccgatcgaaacaataggggactcaaatgaaagtagactatgaattttatatttaaaattaggtccatgtaactggggggccgcccaacgTCAAAACACTCTAAAATAGACTTATtggacaataatgacaatatgggacttaaatgaaaggtattggggagtagattacgaatacggtCAGGAAGGATGAATAGGTTTTAAAATGTGTTGATATCGGCAGGTGACggatcctcccccgttaccccaaaaacaccacccaaaatcaatagtgaaccgataaggccaatatggatatcaaatgataggtatcggagagaagaatacaaatatggtattaacatttgaGTCTAAGAATCCATCGGCCCGTACCTTAGTACTCTTTTCGAGaaaaagaccctggggtccaccccatgcTAAAGCAAACTGAACTggttttccgactatggcaatatggagctcacatcaacggtatttgggagtaaataacgaatttgatatttattttcaaagcaAAGTGCCGGTGCCCGCGCCATCCCCAAAACGCtttatatttgccgaccatgacaatatgggcctcaaattaaagggatttgggagtggaatcACGAATTTAACATCCAtacttgagtcgaaatgtctgaggtgccattcctcTCTTAAAAAACCCTTTtcattaccttaattttcaaaaacaccagatctcggagattggtaatgtgattcgttcgaaatctttttgcactctcacagtcacaaAAACaagacatggtttctattgttggggtcgggtgtcTGGGGGCCACCCAaatcccgccaaatggatatatataccaatcacgacaaattAGAGCTCAAAACAAAAGgagcttgagagaaaaaacgaatttgatatccaattgaagagccatgtgttttgggAGCCACTTCATTccaaaatacctcccaattataaaaaagctatttggggaggaaatttattgattttcgggaaatttgtactcttttttgggaaaaataccctgaggtccaccccaccctcaaacagaacttatttaccgatcatgccattatggggcttatttaaaatatatttgaatgatcataaacaatttttatttactttaagggccaagtgtctgggtatccacccacccccgaaataccccctaaaccggaaatatttaacaatacggtattataggactcaaaaggaAGGCacccaggggcaaacttcttacacatcaatgagtgttttccgatttAAGCTTAAACTCgttgataagggacttttttttatagccgagttcgaaaggcgtgcctcagtgcgacacctctttgggtagaaatttgtacatgaccatgcatagcATGGCATctcgcaaatatcgccagtattaaaaggggataacaactgcttttaattttgtccaatgttctcgccaggactcgaaagcaggcgttcagcgttaaaaGGCGGACAGGCTACAGttacacgaattcgatatccgcatttagggcgaagtgttcccaccctaaaatgatattagagagttaaagaaggcgcagcggagcgggcccggttcggctagtatcatATATAtgtaatgaaaattaaaaatgaataaTAGATCTGGCTTACTCATATATGCTCTAACTACCACAGCATGTGATGACACAgcaattcaataaaattattgTTAATTTCTAGTATTACTCACGTCGAGTTTATAtggaatatataaaaattaacattaTTAATCTAATCATTGTTTATAGTCATAAAAAACATTGGATGAGaaaaatttaggcgaaatatttgtttttatttaattacttAATTGCTGTTATC
This Stomoxys calcitrans chromosome 2, idStoCalc2.1, whole genome shotgun sequence DNA region includes the following protein-coding sequences:
- the LOC106087737 gene encoding phosphatidylinositide phosphatase SAC2 isoform X2 — its product is MEVFQTDNYYIFVKREKSLWWSRTTSEFSIKSGWDLSSVDDIECIGITHGIVGVISLPNVYESHLVIIKEATPVGVLYPPHLVYKIKSICILSADEPDTTLTPCTRHSRSSNTTPTHSRNSSAGSSSLNNVNANSTTSSRSKLFEGNQLMNKTWGAVKSAGTTIKNTTQQAAALASNQVKSSVGIRDPSRIEKRITEELHKIFDETDSFYFCFEHDITNNLQRHLQADSTDQQTPDERFFWNMHMIDDLLKLNDKTWTLPIIQGFVQVEPCVIGNECFTLALVSRRSRHRAGTRYKRRGVDEHGYCANYVETEQILSFRHHQLAFTQIRGSVPIYWSQPGYKYRPPPRLDRGEQETQEAFEAHFTKELDTYDGVCIVNLVEQSGKEKLIGDAYAKHVLKYNNERIVYITFDFHDYCRGMRFENVSALVEALAPEAGAMGFHWRDQRGVICNQKSVFRVNCMDCLDRTNVVQTALGKAVLESQLVKLGMAPPYTPIPEALKSPFMVLWANNGDVISRQYAGTNALKGDYTRTGERKISGMMKDGMNSANRFFIQNFADTFRQCMIDLMQGQLNDAQQLREDEVLTTILHILCPSTPAPTRGYFYAGVLQPELQLLEHVIYTSYYLARFKDSYRQATIDLMLGNPVTSESLNALGGQTAPDDTDASEGAEHAKLLVEDCRKLLLGSAQYPVGAWGLIDADPGSGDINETEVDTILLLTDESYIVAEYDSHLDKIVRFEKVSLENIIMIELGMYQQSKMFQGSSPAMLCLRINYTVDGVDGYFHMFRSANIRFFNNMAYPIKTQEEISESMQSIVEMFRIALDTVGNDAKFITGGVLQRRKSKNPLLEVPKGMPRNLSESQLLQLSSKAFSNVAGQFSKLGQSLNPNKNKSTTNNAATAASFTNQTAQINPQVMRQSQSSIDKCMEATEKPLFTVGKSKLSTSGSDSEENDSSLFEPDVDSDTELAISAKTNFNFNNDNNFLPSVGIVMGNAQEAVEIQSPNSDMNMQQLMDKDNAMKHTENVNSISISSVANNVTLPTGLLENAPPIRPITPNPQICVQEDVSASGSTPENQSRSTSPKDLKLPIEAGKLKQLKQMTSPLSKIAKGVQSIGMNLDPRKIATKSGVLTPTSTSSADNTPPERSTNNKLQLEEMWQEHKCKSKLIAL
- the LOC106087737 gene encoding phosphatidylinositide phosphatase SAC2 isoform X1 → MEVFQTDNYYIFVKREKSLWWSRTTSEFSIKSGWDLSSVDDIECIGITHGIVGVISLPNVYESHLVIIKEATPVGVLYPPHLVYKIKSICILSADEPDTTLTPCTRHSRSSNTTPTHSRNSSAGSSSLNNVNANSTTSSRSKLFEGNQLMNKTWGAVKSAGTTIKNTTQQAAALASNQVKSSVGIRDPSRIEKRITEELHKIFDETDSFYFCFEHDITNNLQRHLQADSTDQQTPDERFFWNMHMIDDLLKLNDKTWTLPIIQGFVQVEPCVIGNECFTLALVSRRSRHRAGTRYKRRGVDEHGYCANYVETEQILSFRHHQLAFTQIRGSVPIYWSQPGYKYRPPPRLDRGEQETQEAFEAHFTKELDTYDGVCIVNLVEQSGKEKLIGDAYAKHVLKYNNERIVYITFDFHDYCRGMRFENVSALVEALAPEAGAMGFHWRDQRGVICNQKSVFRVNCMDCLDRTNVVQTALGKAVLESQLVKLGMAPPYTPIPEALKSPFMVLWANNGDVISRQYAGTNALKGDYTRTGERKISGMMKDGMNSANRFFIQNFADTFRQCMIDLMQGQLNDAQQLREDEVLTTILHILCPSTPAPTRGYFYAGVLQPELQLLEHVIYTRCGNDTIAPSPSSSNKLQLTTIDIFNNSFFRNYYFMPFITLCLMLSLQKLLSGSF